Proteins found in one Elusimicrobiaceae bacterium genomic segment:
- a CDS encoding metallophosphoesterase, with translation MIYFTGDTHGGYRSIIKFANRFHLLRTDVIVILGDAGYNYYGGERDAEAKLHLSHVKPTILCIHGNHEIRPTNIPTYKTREWNGGIVWYEEEYPNLLAQKVNAYIAKLIEIIPIVDNDENEWSWRMRYVGMEGILGMFESEHKHPGEKFMYIESRDGRCLKTSCGTYEYREDYLIFTTKHSVYTFQIYS, from the coding sequence ATGATATACTTCACGGGTGATACTCACGGTGGTTACAGATCTATCATCAAATTTGCCAATCGCTTTCATTTGCTGAGAACGGACGTTATCGTTATACTCGGTGACGCGGGATATAACTACTACGGCGGTGAGCGCGACGCAGAAGCCAAATTACACCTATCCCACGTAAAGCCTACGATCCTCTGCATACACGGAAATCACGAAATAAGACCTACTAATATCCCAACGTACAAGACGCGGGAGTGGAACGGCGGCATCGTATGGTACGAAGAAGAATACCCTAACCTACTGGCTCAAAAGGTAAACGCATATATCGCCAAGCTCATAGAGATCATCCCAATAGTCGATAACGATGAAAACGAATGGTCTTGGCGAATGAGATACGTCGGAATGGAAGGTATACTCGGAATGTTTGAAAGTGAGCACAAGCATCCCGGTGAAAAATTTATGTATATCGAAAGCCGAGACGGACGGTGTCTCAAAACAAGTTGCGGAACGTATGAATACCGCGAGGATTATCTGATCTTCACGACAAAGCATAGCGTTTATACGTTTCAAATATATTCATAA
- a CDS encoding TnpV protein — protein MELHYKQIGDQFYPELKLPEQTDYQIGKYGNLHLTFLKSHRRGTYTTLLTEGRLNEHLHAIDEQAATLLETEITQRAERNGVTEELKAIDQMRWVQEMNNIRTCAEEFVLREVVYR, from the coding sequence ATGGAACTGCACTACAAACAGATCGGGGATCAGTTTTACCCCGAGCTTAAACTGCCCGAACAGACCGACTATCAGATCGGCAAGTACGGCAATCTTCATCTCACGTTTCTCAAAAGCCATCGGCGCGGCACTTACACGACCTTGCTGACCGAGGGACGCTTGAACGAACATCTTCACGCTATCGACGAGCAGGCGGCAACACTTTTGGAAACAGAGATCACACAACGCGCCGAAAGGAACGGCGTCACGGAAGAATTGAAGGCAATAGACCAAATGCGCTGGGTACAAGAAATGAATAACATCCGCACCTGCGCCGAGGAATTTGTTTTGCGAGAGGTGGTGTACCGATGA